Proteins encoded together in one Yersinia mollaretii ATCC 43969 window:
- a CDS encoding ABC transporter ATP-binding protein yields the protein MVSQIKQDAIIQIRGLVNSFGKQTVHQDLNLDVQRGEILGVVGGSGTGKSVLLRSIVGLRRPTGGQIHVFGQDLMALSGKPRSLVERRFGVLFQRGALFSSLTVTENVALPLIENAGLPRAEAERLAQVKLALAGLPPGAGSKYPASLSGGMVKRVALARALALDPDILFLDEPTAGLDPIGAAAFDSLIRTLRDALNLTVFLVTHDLDTLYTLCDRVAVLSQKKVLVVDTLDNVAATHDEWIQAYFHGPRGRAAYQAVTNSGERS from the coding sequence ATGGTGAGCCAAATAAAGCAAGATGCCATTATTCAAATTCGTGGTTTGGTGAACAGCTTTGGTAAACAGACGGTGCACCAAGACCTGAATCTGGATGTTCAGCGCGGCGAAATTCTCGGCGTTGTTGGGGGTTCGGGAACCGGAAAATCCGTACTATTGCGCAGTATCGTCGGGTTGCGACGCCCGACTGGCGGGCAGATTCACGTATTTGGTCAAGATTTAATGGCGCTGTCAGGTAAGCCGCGCTCTCTGGTCGAACGCCGATTTGGTGTCCTGTTTCAACGGGGAGCGCTCTTCAGCTCTCTGACGGTGACTGAAAACGTGGCGCTGCCGTTAATCGAAAATGCCGGTTTGCCCCGTGCTGAAGCTGAGCGCTTGGCACAGGTCAAATTGGCACTGGCGGGTTTGCCGCCGGGTGCAGGGAGTAAATATCCGGCATCCCTGTCGGGCGGGATGGTTAAGCGGGTGGCTTTAGCCCGTGCGCTGGCGCTGGACCCCGATATTCTGTTTCTTGATGAGCCAACAGCGGGTCTTGATCCCATTGGTGCCGCGGCGTTTGACAGTTTGATCCGTACCCTGCGTGATGCCCTCAACCTGACGGTATTTTTAGTGACTCATGATCTGGATACGCTCTATACACTGTGTGATCGTGTGGCGGTGCTTTCACAGAAAAAAGTGCTGGTGGTTGATACTTTGGATAATGTTGCTGCAACCCATGATGAGTGGATTCAGGCGTATTTTCATGGCCCACGTGGCCGGGCTGCTTATCAAGCAGTAACGAATAGTGGAGAGAGGTCGTAA
- a CDS encoding MlaE family ABC transporter permease: MTERQFTAQLDIDSSAQPVRVAARGDWVLAHYRALEPEVMQLRANLPSGVIFDLNQLGALDTAGATLLALLLGEARVGNLRELAPKLPEERRVLLETVSRVLPDLSPEPSTKAPPFWLELLSNIGRSMVNLWEDIKSLLGFIGLTLEALLGTLFRPARWRMTSLIANIQQIGLNAVPIIMLLTFLVGAVIAFLGATVLTTFGAGIFTVDLVVFSFLREFAVLLTAILMAGRTASAFTAEIGLMKANEEIDAIQTLGLNPVELLVLPRVLALLISLPMLTFIGMVCGIFGGMVVCALTLDISPTMFLSIMQNSNGLQHFLVGISKAPIFAFLIAIIGCLEGFKVTGSAESVGVHTTTSVVHSIFVVILLDAVAALFFMEMGW, from the coding sequence ATGACCGAGCGGCAGTTTACAGCACAACTCGATATCGATAGCTCGGCTCAGCCTGTTCGAGTGGCAGCCAGAGGGGATTGGGTCTTGGCGCATTACCGCGCGCTAGAGCCAGAAGTGATGCAATTGCGGGCGAATCTACCCAGCGGCGTGATATTTGACCTCAATCAATTGGGGGCGCTGGATACCGCCGGAGCCACCTTATTAGCTTTGCTGCTCGGTGAGGCGCGTGTCGGCAATTTACGCGAACTTGCGCCGAAACTGCCGGAAGAGCGCCGAGTTTTACTGGAAACGGTGAGCCGCGTTTTACCTGATTTATCCCCCGAACCCTCAACAAAAGCGCCCCCATTTTGGCTGGAGTTATTGTCCAATATTGGCCGTTCGATGGTCAATTTATGGGAGGATATCAAATCTTTACTGGGCTTTATCGGCCTGACACTTGAAGCCTTGCTGGGCACACTATTCCGTCCCGCCCGCTGGCGCATGACCTCACTGATCGCCAATATTCAGCAAATTGGCTTGAATGCAGTGCCCATCATTATGCTGCTGACTTTTCTGGTGGGGGCGGTGATCGCCTTTCTCGGAGCAACGGTATTGACCACCTTCGGCGCAGGTATTTTTACCGTTGATTTAGTGGTGTTTTCCTTCCTGCGCGAATTTGCGGTATTGCTCACCGCCATCTTGATGGCAGGGCGCACCGCCAGTGCCTTTACCGCCGAAATCGGGCTGATGAAAGCCAATGAAGAGATCGACGCCATCCAAACACTGGGGCTGAATCCGGTCGAATTGCTGGTGCTGCCACGGGTCTTGGCGCTGTTGATTTCGCTGCCGATGCTGACATTTATCGGCATGGTTTGCGGTATTTTCGGCGGCATGGTGGTGTGCGCCTTAACGCTGGATATTTCGCCCACCATGTTTCTGTCGATTATGCAAAACAGCAACGGGTTGCAGCACTTTCTGGTGGGGATAAGCAAAGCACCGATTTTCGCTTTCCTGATTGCTATCATTGGCTGTCTGGAAGGATTCAAAGTCACGGGCAGCGCGGAGTCGGTGGGAGTTCACACCACCACCAGTGTGGTGCATTCGATCTTTGTGGTGATCCTGCTTGATGCCGTCGCTGCACTCTTTTTCATGGAGATGGGATGGTGA
- a CDS encoding SmvA family efflux MFS transporter — MSKKWIVFYVIILMYLPVSIDATVLHVAAPRLGIALSATGSELLWIIDIYSLVMACLLLPMGALGDRIGFKRLALMGSILFGLASLAAALAPSVAALIAARAFLAIGAAMILPATLSAVRHIFTDERERSLALGIWVAIGTMGAAMGPLVGGVLLEYFYWGSVFLINIPIIIIVVIATLVVIPSQPGRAEQTWKLAPALVLITAILMLVYAAKTGLRGGGDMMVTSLTALIGGVMLFAFVRHQLSTAAPMIDFRLISQRVIAVGMVMAMTAMITLVGFELLLTQELQFVLGKTPLEAGMFLLPLMIASGVSGPISGWLVARVGLRAVASAGIAFSSLSFLGLALTDFATQSYLAWGWMILLGFSIEASLLASTAAIMSAAPPEKAGAAGAVEGMAYELGAGLGVAIFGLMLSRAYTASIMLPDDLPADLVAQASASISETLQVINSLGGNESLLASAKLAFSASHSLVLGSASAMLILLAVTVWFTMPRKRVLQLAH, encoded by the coding sequence ATGTCTAAAAAGTGGATAGTTTTCTACGTTATCATTCTGATGTATCTCCCCGTTTCGATTGATGCAACCGTATTACATGTAGCGGCCCCTCGGCTGGGTATCGCCCTCTCTGCCACCGGCAGCGAATTGCTGTGGATCATCGATATTTACTCGCTGGTCATGGCATGTTTGTTGCTCCCTATGGGGGCGCTGGGTGATCGCATTGGCTTCAAGCGGTTAGCATTAATGGGGTCGATATTGTTCGGATTGGCATCACTGGCGGCGGCCCTTGCGCCGTCGGTGGCGGCACTGATTGCGGCACGTGCGTTTTTGGCCATTGGTGCCGCCATGATCCTGCCTGCAACACTCTCCGCCGTGCGCCATATCTTTACCGATGAGCGGGAGCGGTCATTAGCGTTGGGGATATGGGTGGCTATCGGCACTATGGGGGCTGCGATGGGGCCACTGGTCGGCGGCGTATTGCTGGAATACTTCTACTGGGGATCAGTTTTTCTGATCAATATTCCCATCATCATCATCGTAGTGATTGCGACGCTGGTGGTGATCCCTAGCCAACCAGGGCGCGCTGAACAGACATGGAAACTGGCACCGGCGCTGGTATTGATTACCGCGATTCTGATGCTGGTTTATGCCGCAAAAACCGGGTTGCGTGGTGGCGGCGATATGATGGTCACTTCCCTGACGGCGCTGATCGGTGGGGTGATGCTGTTTGCCTTTGTCCGCCATCAGCTATCCACAGCGGCCCCGATGATTGATTTTCGCCTGATTAGCCAGCGGGTGATCGCGGTGGGCATGGTGATGGCGATGACCGCCATGATCACGTTGGTTGGTTTTGAGCTACTGCTGACACAGGAATTGCAGTTTGTCTTGGGTAAAACTCCGCTCGAAGCGGGCATGTTCCTACTGCCGCTCATGATTGCTAGTGGGGTGAGTGGGCCGATATCTGGCTGGCTGGTCGCCAGAGTGGGGCTGCGTGCTGTGGCAAGTGCCGGTATTGCATTTAGCTCATTGAGTTTTCTGGGGTTGGCCTTGACCGATTTTGCCACTCAATCCTATCTGGCATGGGGATGGATGATCTTGCTCGGTTTCAGTATTGAAGCCTCATTGCTGGCTTCGACGGCGGCAATTATGAGCGCCGCTCCTCCTGAGAAAGCGGGCGCAGCGGGTGCAGTAGAGGGCATGGCTTATGAGCTGGGGGCTGGGCTTGGGGTGGCAATCTTTGGTCTCATGCTCTCGCGAGCTTATACCGCCTCGATTATGTTACCGGATGATTTACCCGCAGATTTAGTGGCTCAGGCCAGTGCCTCTATCAGTGAAACCCTTCAGGTGATCAATAGCCTCGGTGGGAATGAGTCACTGCTTGCCAGCGCCAAACTGGCTTTTTCAGCCTCGCACAGCTTGGTGCTAGGTTCCGCCAGTGCGATGTTGATTCTGCTGGCCGTCACCGTGTGGTTCACCATGCCGAGAAAGCGCGTTCTGCAACTTGCACACTAA
- a CDS encoding TetR family transcriptional regulator — protein sequence MAYLNREERHDTLLQAAMRVAITEGMAATTVRRVASEAGVSVGQVHHHFASVSRLRADAFLLLVKQSLAAFEQSSQNLPATERVLRALGYPQDEMCQRETRLWNEVSILAERDELMKTAYAASMSDWHRATLDVINAGIASDEFRSDINPSDVAWRLIGLLCGLDGLIQFTELGFSEAEIMRHLQAMMATELLKSQ from the coding sequence TTGGCCTATTTGAACCGCGAAGAGCGCCACGACACCCTTCTACAGGCGGCAATGCGTGTCGCCATCACCGAGGGGATGGCCGCAACCACGGTGCGCCGTGTTGCCAGTGAGGCGGGTGTGTCAGTCGGGCAGGTTCATCATCACTTCGCGTCAGTCTCGCGCCTGCGGGCCGATGCTTTTCTGCTGTTAGTGAAGCAGTCGTTAGCCGCTTTTGAGCAAAGTAGCCAAAATTTACCCGCAACTGAACGCGTGCTGCGAGCGCTGGGCTACCCACAAGATGAGATGTGCCAAAGAGAGACTCGGCTGTGGAATGAAGTTTCGATTCTGGCTGAGCGGGATGAGCTGATGAAAACAGCCTATGCCGCCTCGATGTCTGACTGGCACCGAGCCACACTCGATGTCATCAATGCCGGTATTGCCAGCGATGAGTTCCGCTCAGATATAAACCCCAGTGATGTTGCCTGGCGTTTGATTGGGCTGCTTTGTGGTTTAGATGGCCTGATCCAATTTACCGAATTAGGCTTTTCGGAAGCAGAAATCATGCGCCATCTGCAAGCAATGATGGCAACCGAGCTATTGAAGAGCCAATAA
- a CDS encoding amidohydrolase: MTQQSTVADVIYYNGTIYTADTDNQVCSAIAIGQGYILATGADDIKQTFSGPHTQLIDLAGKFMMPGLIDSHMHPFWGGKQLIGCNLNYAALSVEQTLEIIQRHLDSDPFKGENDWLTVRAWQRQAMTPVGADMSRAALDSLNTRRPVALFSNDCHTLAANSRALALLGIDENTPVPPDGKIARDASGKLTGILEDAPAMRAFDSIPSATPEKNVQIAAHVQQVLNAQGVTTVMDTRVFAEQLLAFRRLHERNELTLRVLGAKEVTPDSLQGPEDAARVVQEVVAFGREWGSREWTPAPGFAVDHLKLFIDGVLQPPTMTAALLEPYRANHGTEQHPDWQDTEHYGDLYFTAPVVNAVILECARAGLHPHTHTVGDGAIEMVLDAVEQMRAALPGKDIRPGLAHNELVAAHQYDRFAKLGATAVLSFQWGGLPGVLIDEERAMLGEARFQHMEPAARFLDAGARIAYGSDWPIDRLDEWYNLQVGMTRRAWDLDGHPAGPRLDNDRDLTLMETLRSATIDAAYMIAKEQYIGSLEAGKFADIIILKNNLFTQSPETIYQTEVEATLVGGKVVYQATDSAQ, encoded by the coding sequence ATGACTCAACAATCAACTGTCGCCGATGTCATCTATTACAACGGCACAATCTACACGGCTGACACGGATAACCAAGTTTGCAGCGCCATCGCGATAGGTCAGGGCTATATTCTGGCGACTGGCGCTGATGACATTAAGCAGACATTTAGCGGCCCCCACACCCAACTTATCGATCTGGCAGGCAAATTTATGATGCCCGGCCTGATTGATAGCCATATGCACCCCTTCTGGGGCGGAAAACAGCTTATCGGCTGTAACCTCAATTATGCTGCGCTCAGTGTTGAGCAGACATTGGAGATTATCCAACGGCATCTCGATAGCGACCCCTTTAAAGGCGAAAATGACTGGCTGACGGTGCGCGCTTGGCAACGTCAGGCGATGACACCCGTGGGTGCAGATATGAGTCGTGCGGCACTGGATTCACTCAATACCCGCCGCCCCGTCGCCCTGTTCTCCAATGACTGCCATACCTTGGCAGCCAACAGCCGCGCACTGGCACTGCTGGGCATTGATGAAAATACCCCCGTGCCGCCCGATGGCAAAATTGCCCGCGACGCAAGCGGCAAACTGACCGGTATTTTGGAAGATGCACCCGCGATGCGCGCTTTCGACAGCATCCCCTCCGCGACGCCAGAAAAGAATGTGCAGATTGCCGCCCATGTGCAGCAAGTCCTGAATGCGCAGGGTGTGACCACCGTGATGGATACCCGTGTTTTTGCCGAGCAGTTACTGGCGTTTCGTCGGTTACATGAGCGTAATGAACTGACTCTACGGGTGCTGGGTGCCAAAGAGGTGACCCCCGATAGCCTGCAAGGGCCAGAGGACGCCGCGCGCGTGGTGCAGGAAGTGGTGGCGTTTGGTCGTGAATGGGGAAGCCGCGAATGGACTCCTGCACCGGGCTTTGCGGTAGACCACCTGAAACTCTTTATCGACGGGGTGCTACAGCCGCCAACCATGACGGCCGCCCTGCTGGAGCCATATCGTGCCAATCATGGCACCGAACAACACCCCGACTGGCAGGATACCGAGCACTACGGCGATCTCTACTTTACCGCACCAGTGGTCAATGCCGTGATTCTGGAGTGCGCCCGCGCGGGCCTGCATCCCCATACTCACACCGTGGGCGATGGGGCCATCGAGATGGTGCTGGATGCGGTAGAGCAGATGCGCGCGGCACTGCCGGGCAAAGATATTCGGCCGGGATTGGCGCACAACGAACTGGTTGCCGCCCATCAATATGACCGTTTTGCCAAACTCGGTGCCACGGCGGTGCTCTCCTTCCAGTGGGGCGGTTTGCCGGGTGTGCTGATTGATGAGGAGCGCGCCATGCTGGGTGAGGCCCGTTTCCAACATATGGAGCCAGCAGCCCGTTTTCTGGATGCCGGAGCGCGTATCGCTTATGGCAGTGATTGGCCTATTGATCGTCTGGATGAATGGTACAATCTGCAAGTGGGCATGACCCGTCGCGCATGGGATCTTGATGGCCATCCAGCAGGCCCGCGTCTGGATAATGACCGAGATCTGACCCTGATGGAGACTCTGCGCTCTGCCACTATTGATGCCGCTTATATGATTGCCAAAGAGCAATACATTGGCTCACTGGAAGCGGGTAAATTCGCGGATATCATTATTCTGAAAAATAACCTGTTTACGCAGTCGCCAGAGACGATTTACCAGACTGAAGTAGAGGCAACACTGGTGGGCGGTAAAGTCGTTTATCAGGCTACGGATTCAGCTCAATAA
- a CDS encoding APC family permease, whose amino-acid sequence MPQNIQLRRVLKTPALVAFGLAYMVPLGVFTTYGQVTVLSQGHLPIAYLVTVATILFTALSYCRMTSAMPLSGSAYSYVQRSFGGKTGFLVGWAQILDYLFLPILNYLVLGIFLHEAFPAIPAPVFIIASIVTVSLLNILGVRLLTSVNFSLIAAQMVFIVLFIALSFSQADLSPAALMKPLLVNAGDLSGLLSGAAVLCLAFLGFDAIATMAEEAHDAKRTLPRAILFTVISAGAIFIAVSYAAHLAYPDWQSLIPHQDTASLIISEHVGGKWMYNFFMATYLTGVYASAMTAQTSVSRIFYAMGREGVLPRKVFFHLHRKFHTPWRAILFVATISLLALFLDLNLVVSMISFGALGAFTFVNLSVIKHFLINEKRRGASALFKYGLLPMMGFVMSVWLWVHLEQRALEVGLLWLLAGFIYLLWLTRGWRKSPPSVNPDDISHLL is encoded by the coding sequence ATGCCACAAAATATTCAGTTGCGCAGAGTGCTTAAAACCCCCGCGCTGGTCGCTTTCGGCCTTGCCTACATGGTTCCATTAGGCGTATTTACCACCTACGGACAGGTGACCGTACTCAGTCAGGGCCACTTGCCCATTGCTTATCTGGTGACGGTTGCCACTATTCTGTTTACCGCCCTCAGTTATTGCCGGATGACCAGCGCCATGCCGCTATCAGGTTCGGCCTACTCCTATGTGCAGCGCAGTTTTGGCGGGAAAACCGGGTTTCTGGTGGGTTGGGCGCAAATTCTGGATTATCTGTTCCTGCCAATTCTGAACTATTTGGTGTTAGGTATTTTCTTGCACGAGGCATTCCCGGCGATCCCCGCCCCAGTCTTTATCATTGCCTCGATCGTCACTGTCAGCCTGCTTAACATTCTCGGCGTGCGGCTGCTCACTTCGGTCAATTTCTCGCTGATCGCCGCACAGATGGTCTTTATCGTGCTATTTATCGCGCTCTCATTCAGTCAGGCCGATTTAAGCCCCGCAGCGCTGATGAAGCCGTTACTGGTGAATGCGGGTGATCTCTCCGGTTTGTTGTCCGGTGCGGCGGTGCTCTGTCTGGCATTTCTCGGTTTTGATGCCATCGCCACCATGGCGGAAGAGGCGCACGACGCCAAGCGCACTCTGCCGCGTGCGATTCTGTTTACCGTGATCAGCGCCGGAGCCATTTTCATTGCCGTCTCCTATGCCGCCCATTTGGCCTATCCGGATTGGCAGTCGCTGATTCCGCATCAGGATACTGCCAGCCTGATTATCTCAGAGCATGTCGGCGGCAAGTGGATGTATAACTTCTTTATGGCGACCTACCTGACGGGCGTGTATGCCTCGGCCATGACCGCGCAGACCAGTGTGTCGCGTATTTTCTATGCTATGGGCCGTGAAGGGGTGTTGCCACGTAAAGTGTTCTTCCATCTGCATCGCAAATTCCACACGCCATGGCGGGCTATTTTGTTCGTCGCAACTATTTCGCTGCTGGCACTGTTCCTTGATCTGAACCTCGTGGTGTCGATGATTAGTTTTGGTGCACTGGGTGCGTTCACCTTTGTTAACCTGAGCGTAATCAAGCACTTTCTGATCAATGAGAAGCGCCGTGGTGCATCAGCCCTGTTCAAGTACGGGCTGCTGCCGATGATGGGGTTTGTGATGTCAGTCTGGCTGTGGGTGCATTTAGAGCAGCGCGCACTGGAGGTGGGTTTGCTGTGGTTGCTGGCAGGCTTTATCTATCTGCTGTGGCTAACGCGCGGTTGGCGTAAATCCCCACCATCCGTCAATCCGGATGATATTTCGCATCTGCTGTAA
- the mltB gene encoding lytic murein transglycosylase B, with protein sequence MRYLAVLLPLLTLLSACSSKPTPLAAATPSDGLVKSGFLLEPEHQGHLQDGDFAYNADTARFVDKMVREHGFEREQLHDVLAQTKKLDFVIRLMDKQAPTSGRPSGPNGAWNRYRSQFITPDNVQNGVNFWNQHEEALQRAYEIYGVPPEIIVGIIGVETRWGRVMGKTRIIDALATLSFAYPRRAEYFSGELETFLLMARAEGNDPLSLRGSYAGAMGYGQFMPSSFKSYAVDFNGNGHVNLWDPVDAIGSVANYFKSHGWTKGAAVAVPANGQAANLDNGFKTKYPLSTLSAAGLSPTAPLGDYQEASLLRLDIGTGYQYWYGLPNFYTITRYNHSTHYAMAVWQLGEAVGRARRGY encoded by the coding sequence ATGCGCTACTTGGCTGTTCTTCTCCCTTTACTCACATTGCTCTCTGCCTGTAGTAGCAAGCCGACGCCTCTCGCCGCTGCCACGCCATCGGATGGCTTGGTAAAGAGCGGCTTTTTGCTTGAACCGGAACATCAGGGGCATCTGCAAGATGGTGATTTTGCTTACAACGCCGATACCGCCCGTTTTGTCGACAAAATGGTGCGCGAGCACGGTTTTGAGCGAGAACAGTTGCATGATGTATTAGCACAAACTAAAAAATTGGATTTTGTTATCCGTCTGATGGACAAGCAAGCGCCCACTTCAGGTCGTCCTTCCGGGCCAAATGGGGCGTGGAACCGCTATCGCAGCCAATTTATCACCCCGGATAATGTGCAAAACGGCGTCAATTTCTGGAATCAGCATGAAGAGGCACTGCAACGCGCTTATGAAATCTACGGCGTGCCGCCTGAGATTATCGTCGGTATCATCGGTGTTGAAACTCGCTGGGGCCGAGTGATGGGCAAGACTCGCATTATTGATGCGCTGGCGACACTCTCCTTTGCTTACCCGCGTCGAGCCGAGTACTTCTCTGGCGAGCTGGAAACCTTCTTGCTGATGGCGCGTGCTGAGGGCAATGATCCACTCAGCTTGCGGGGCTCTTATGCGGGTGCGATGGGTTACGGTCAATTTATGCCATCGTCATTTAAGAGCTATGCGGTTGATTTTAATGGCAATGGGCATGTCAACTTGTGGGATCCGGTGGATGCGATTGGTAGTGTTGCCAATTACTTCAAATCTCACGGCTGGACGAAAGGGGCGGCCGTCGCGGTGCCTGCCAATGGTCAGGCGGCCAATCTCGACAATGGCTTTAAGACCAAATACCCGCTCTCAACTTTATCTGCGGCCGGGCTAAGCCCCACTGCGCCACTGGGTGATTATCAGGAAGCCAGCTTGTTACGCCTTGATATCGGCACGGGCTATCAATACTGGTACGGCTTACCTAACTTCTACACCATCACCCGTTACAACCACAGCACCCATTACGCCATGGCGGTGTGGCAACTGGGTGAAGCGGTCGGTAGGGCGCGTAGAGGTTATTAA
- the cdiI gene encoding ribonuclease toxin immunity protein CdiI, with protein MKKELFSQQDIDDGLDLIIVSYFDRMYGDGKFLDAIDLLSRKWTLNVDGAYCHFPDMNSYDESEHFDGVEFAIGYPPSDAESVIVSEDICYQYVRLACEKYLKLHPEDAEKVKDLLTKLPA; from the coding sequence ATGAAAAAGGAATTATTTAGTCAACAGGATATTGATGATGGGCTAGATCTAATCATTGTGTCCTATTTTGATAGGATGTATGGGGATGGTAAATTCCTGGATGCTATAGATCTACTATCTAGAAAGTGGACATTAAATGTCGATGGTGCCTATTGTCATTTTCCTGACATGAATAGTTATGACGAAAGTGAGCATTTTGACGGTGTTGAATTTGCCATTGGCTATCCACCTTCTGATGCAGAGTCTGTCATTGTTAGTGAAGACATCTGCTATCAGTATGTTCGTTTGGCCTGCGAGAAATACCTTAAACTTCACCCGGAAGATGCGGAAAAGGTAAAAGATTTACTGACTAAATTACCTGCTTAA